One window of bacterium genomic DNA carries:
- a CDS encoding carbohydrate-binding family 9-like protein — translation MKCQKAQERPVLMPGLKTTSVCFMVCAIIVSACAAYAQVPDRARWQHMRTVDQEQYICYRTAGGIELDGRLDETSWKQAPWTNYFTDIEGGLQPIPRFRTRAKMLWDNYYFYFGVEIEEPHVWGTLLYRDQIICNDNDIEVFIDPNGDNQEYYELEMNVLNVAWDLFLKKAYRDGGPADCSWNIAGLRTAVFVDGTINDPRDTDRGWSIEIAMPWTTLEQYAHRPCPPRNGDQWRVNFSRVEWPFEIVTADLTPQDVPNNAYKRTRREGPIACDNWTWSDQGVCNMHCPEMFGYVQFSTAPMGTDTFRPDPTISARRVLLDIYYAQRDFYGKNKRWAATLKELGYTFARQESLDGPPVMETTGDGWHARVTTTVPGGSKRTVHIYQDSKIVEE, via the coding sequence ATGAAATGTCAAAAAGCACAGGAGCGACCGGTACTTATGCCCGGGTTGAAAACCACCAGCGTCTGTTTCATGGTATGCGCCATTATTGTATCTGCCTGTGCAGCATATGCCCAGGTACCCGACCGTGCACGGTGGCAGCATATGAGAACAGTAGACCAGGAGCAGTACATCTGTTATCGAACCGCCGGCGGCATCGAGCTCGATGGCAGGCTCGACGAAACGTCCTGGAAACAGGCGCCGTGGACAAACTATTTTACCGATATCGAGGGGGGGCTTCAGCCGATCCCGCGGTTCAGGACACGGGCGAAGATGCTCTGGGACAACTACTACTTCTATTTCGGAGTCGAGATCGAGGAACCGCACGTCTGGGGAACGCTCCTTTACCGTGACCAGATTATCTGCAACGACAACGACATCGAGGTTTTCATCGACCCGAACGGAGACAACCAGGAATACTACGAGCTCGAAATGAACGTGCTCAACGTCGCGTGGGACCTTTTCCTGAAAAAAGCGTACCGTGACGGCGGCCCGGCGGATTGTTCGTGGAATATCGCTGGTCTCAGGACAGCGGTATTTGTAGACGGCACGATCAACGACCCCCGTGACACCGACCGGGGATGGTCTATCGAGATAGCCATGCCATGGACAACGCTCGAACAATACGCACACCGTCCCTGCCCGCCCCGTAACGGCGACCAGTGGAGAGTCAATTTTTCGCGGGTCGAATGGCCCTTCGAGATCGTAACCGCCGACTTGACACCGCAGGATGTACCGAACAACGCCTACAAGCGTACCAGACGGGAAGGCCCCATCGCCTGTGACAACTGGACATGGTCGGATCAGGGTGTCTGCAACATGCACTGCCCGGAAATGTTCGGGTATGTCCAGTTTTCCACAGCACCCATGGGAACGGATACGTTTCGTCCGGACCCGACTATATCTGCGCGTCGTGTGCTGCTCGATATCTATTATGCACAGCGCGATTTTTACGGTAAAAATAAACGGTGGGCAGCAACCCTCAAGGAGCTCGGCTACACCTTTGCGCGTCAGGAAAGCCTCGATGGTCCGCCGGTAATGGAGACGACCGGCGACGGGTGGCATGCCCGGGTGACAACGACTGTTCCCGGCGGGTCGAAGAGGACGGTACACATATACCAGGACTCGAAGATAGTGGAGGAATAA
- a CDS encoding class A beta-lactamase-related serine hydrolase produces MDSNSTRRSFIVNSTVGLTGLGYISSGMTPTDAHAAAAQKTRMKPDRKLTEKIENLIKPFRGDVGVYVHHLPSGRTAEHRADELFPTASLIKVSIMLALFDRMNRGELSFHQVLEYDGTYTYKGMNEDILACFKIGEKIRLSKLIMLMITISDNSASIWCQELAGSGMNINRVLEENGFGSLRINARTPGREDAYEQYGWGQTSPRELCDLFVRIRRNDIISPSACEAMYRILTRIYWNGEALSQIPPYVQAASKQGALNRSRSEVVLVNAPSGDYVFCVITKNQEDQSWEETNEGFVLLRDISRLLWRHFEPDYGWEPAPPVDVLNR; encoded by the coding sequence ATGGACAGCAACAGCACACGTCGCTCCTTTATCGTGAATTCAACGGTTGGCCTGACAGGCTTGGGGTATATATCATCAGGCATGACCCCGACCGATGCACATGCCGCCGCCGCACAAAAAACACGTATGAAACCCGACCGTAAGCTGACCGAAAAGATCGAAAATCTCATCAAGCCGTTTCGCGGCGATGTGGGAGTCTATGTTCACCACCTGCCGAGCGGGAGAACGGCGGAGCACCGCGCCGATGAGCTCTTTCCCACAGCCAGCCTCATTAAGGTTTCGATCATGCTCGCCCTTTTCGACCGCATGAACCGCGGAGAACTCTCGTTCCATCAGGTGCTTGAATATGACGGGACGTATACATACAAAGGTATGAACGAGGATATCCTCGCCTGTTTCAAGATTGGCGAAAAAATCAGGCTCAGCAAGCTCATCATGCTCATGATCACCATCAGCGACAATTCCGCCTCCATCTGGTGCCAGGAGCTCGCCGGTTCGGGAATGAATATCAACCGTGTGCTCGAAGAAAACGGCTTCGGATCGCTACGGATCAATGCCCGCACACCGGGAAGAGAGGACGCCTACGAGCAGTACGGCTGGGGACAGACATCACCGCGCGAGCTGTGTGATCTCTTCGTCAGAATCCGCAGGAACGATATCATAAGCCCCTCTGCGTGTGAGGCGATGTACCGAATACTCACCCGCATTTACTGGAACGGCGAGGCGCTCTCGCAGATACCGCCGTATGTGCAGGCCGCATCGAAACAGGGGGCGTTGAACCGGTCGCGATCCGAGGTTGTGCTCGTCAATGCGCCATCCGGTGATTATGTGTTCTGTGTCATCACCAAGAACCAGGAAGACCAGAGCTGGGAAGAGACCAACGAGGGTTTTGTGCTCTTGCGGGATATATCGAGGCTCCTCTGGCGGCATTTCGAGCCTGATTACGGCTGGGAACCTGCACCCCCGGTCGATGTGCTCAACCGGTGA
- a CDS encoding ThuA domain-containing protein: MKSRKSLSRRSSLFRLGGIGALTALGTAVFPKRSHAALKKATAFALVGDRYHNSDYIRTSLGRTLVREAGLSIDFTDEVTLLNAETLDGYKMLIVFRDGMLWPDGYMGSYPGYESGSGADIKSVPPLPEMKSEPVMWMQPDQGRAVKEFVENGGSAFFFHNNSHVSLSNKDYRDVEGAIYTGHPAVRPFHVRITNRSHPITRGVNDFLVTDEQHYVTYDKDPKYVLMRSVNADGLVYGDQGISCEAGWAYEYGKGRVCFMAPGHMISVMWNPEYMKLQKNAVRWLLRET; this comes from the coding sequence ATGAAATCACGTAAATCTCTCTCCCGCCGCTCGTCGCTTTTCCGGCTCGGCGGCATCGGTGCGCTGACAGCGCTCGGGACGGCTGTTTTTCCAAAGCGTTCACATGCAGCCCTTAAAAAAGCCACGGCGTTCGCCCTCGTCGGAGACCGTTATCACAACTCCGACTACATCCGCACTTCGCTCGGCAGGACACTCGTCCGTGAGGCGGGTCTCTCAATCGATTTCACTGACGAGGTCACCCTGCTCAATGCGGAGACGCTCGATGGCTACAAGATGCTCATCGTCTTTCGGGACGGCATGCTCTGGCCGGACGGCTACATGGGCTCGTATCCGGGGTACGAATCCGGGTCCGGCGCGGATATCAAGAGCGTTCCGCCACTGCCGGAAATGAAAAGCGAGCCGGTCATGTGGATGCAGCCCGACCAGGGCCGTGCGGTGAAGGAATTCGTGGAGAACGGCGGCTCGGCCTTTTTCTTCCACAACAACAGCCACGTGTCGCTCTCGAACAAAGACTACCGCGATGTCGAGGGTGCCATCTACACCGGGCATCCGGCGGTCCGCCCCTTTCATGTGCGGATCACGAACCGCAGCCATCCCATAACGAGGGGAGTGAACGATTTCCTTGTCACCGACGAGCAGCACTATGTGACGTACGATAAGGACCCGAAGTACGTGCTCATGCGGAGTGTTAACGCTGACGGCCTTGTCTATGGCGACCAGGGTATATCGTGTGAGGCAGGCTGGGCGTATGAGTATGGCAAGGGACGTGTGTGCTTCATGGCGCCGGGACACATGATCTCGGTGATGTGGAACCCGGAGTATATGAAACTCCAGAAAAACGCGGTCAGGTGGCTCCTGCGGGAGACTTGA
- a CDS encoding carbohydrate-binding family 9-like protein codes for MVNGFRSMVAQLRFQEMIKGMFLLAVICCPEMLYVHAAEAQGWDDFTRMRFIVPRGYVCYRATKPVVIDGKLDEEAWTYIPWTEYFGDIEGDAKPRPRFRTQAKMLWDDTYFYVGAFIEDTHVWATLTKHDAVIFYDNDFEIFIDPDSDNHEYYEIEINALNTEWDLFLKRPYKDFSPGMGADNGWEIPGLKTAVHVYGTLNDPKDEDQGWSVEFALPWAVLKEFAHKPAPPRDGDQWRVNFSRVEYLPEIILTTNVRKTEKSFLTKADGTRCENWIWSPQGIINMHCPEKWGYVQFSTGIPGTVEFRPDPTEPARMILHEIYYAQRDFFRKNNRWATTIDDLGLAVPTHKSVVKAPVIKRSGDGYTATLTVKLPDGSQKTVSIDQFSKVTVE; via the coding sequence ATGGTTAACGGATTCCGCAGCATGGTTGCGCAGCTCCGATTTCAGGAGATGATAAAGGGTATGTTTTTGCTCGCTGTGATCTGTTGTCCGGAAATGCTGTATGTCCACGCTGCCGAAGCACAGGGCTGGGACGATTTCACCCGCATGCGGTTCATCGTGCCGAGGGGATACGTGTGCTACCGTGCGACAAAACCGGTGGTGATCGACGGCAAACTCGATGAAGAGGCATGGACATACATTCCCTGGACCGAGTATTTCGGCGATATCGAGGGCGATGCAAAACCGAGGCCGCGGTTCCGCACACAGGCGAAAATGCTCTGGGACGACACCTATTTCTACGTGGGCGCATTCATCGAGGATACCCATGTCTGGGCGACGCTCACCAAACACGATGCGGTTATATTTTACGACAACGACTTTGAGATATTCATCGATCCCGACAGCGACAACCACGAGTACTACGAAATCGAAATCAACGCCCTCAACACAGAATGGGACCTCTTTCTTAAGCGGCCGTACAAGGATTTCAGTCCCGGCATGGGTGCCGATAATGGCTGGGAAATCCCCGGTCTCAAGACCGCGGTTCATGTCTACGGCACACTCAACGACCCGAAGGATGAGGATCAGGGATGGTCGGTCGAGTTTGCGCTGCCGTGGGCAGTGCTCAAGGAATTTGCCCATAAACCGGCGCCGCCTCGTGATGGCGACCAGTGGCGCGTGAACTTTTCACGGGTCGAGTATCTTCCCGAAATCATCCTTACCACGAATGTCCGGAAAACGGAAAAGAGTTTCCTCACGAAAGCGGATGGAACGCGGTGCGAAAACTGGATATGGTCGCCCCAGGGCATCATCAATATGCATTGTCCGGAAAAATGGGGATATGTCCAGTTCTCGACCGGTATTCCCGGAACGGTTGAGTTCCGGCCCGACCCGACTGAACCCGCCCGGATGATCCTCCATGAAATCTATTATGCACAACGCGATTTTTTCAGGAAAAACAACCGGTGGGCAACGACGATCGATGATCTCGGTCTCGCTGTTCCGACACACAAGAGCGTGGTCAAGGCGCCGGTCATCAAACGGTCCGGCGACGGATACACTGCCACACTTACGGTCAAACTGCCGGACGGCAGCCAGAAAACCGTGAGCATAGACCAGTTTTCAAAAGTAACCGTCGAATAA
- a CDS encoding SH3 domain-containing protein, whose product MKNQVRVFLFIAVVFGCFSTVIISDKIDPETQFVIPETGDALYNRAPDPLPWILPEMLDPAYWTARMKNPDEVILTPDKIEIMNAVYKRFITSPDPFRDVPPERRPVLIQWWPGFSISVPNIGSLSPQAVADTVRNRLQAETAYLRQQEYGNALAIRYSAEEIDAFEREISLDTAKDTVTVHHGIAVRTARLRNIPSFFPQQTGLTQSRKERWDLWNIGVIKIGMPVQILHVSKSGEYLFVLCEAGYGWTRSDDIAFCTVKEIDEFVNAPDFIVATNDRVQFYTDESCTYASGWFGLGTRLPLVSGANPRLVKVPVRKMNGKFATETAWIADTGDVHVGLVPYTRRNIVTIAFRLLGTPYDWSGAWFGRQHETIYRDIFACFGFVLPCHNALFTFYNNNNATVLLPDMGAEKYYEKMNENEPFVTLQSCGDHCQLYLGEYRGKPIVFDQHGYGYPDEKGVWWEVRRCTVGDMRLPRNFLREKVTFLELM is encoded by the coding sequence ATGAAGAATCAGGTCAGGGTCTTTCTTTTTATTGCCGTTGTGTTTGGCTGCTTTTCCACGGTAATTATTTCCGATAAAATTGACCCTGAAACGCAGTTTGTTATTCCCGAAACCGGAGATGCCCTCTATAACAGAGCTCCCGATCCCCTTCCCTGGATTCTTCCTGAAATGCTCGATCCGGCTTACTGGACAGCGCGGATGAAAAACCCGGATGAGGTTATACTGACCCCGGATAAAATTGAGATCATGAATGCGGTCTACAAACGGTTCATAACCTCTCCCGATCCCTTCAGGGATGTTCCGCCGGAACGCAGGCCAGTTCTGATTCAATGGTGGCCCGGATTTTCTATTTCCGTTCCGAATATTGGCTCTTTATCTCCTCAGGCTGTTGCCGATACGGTCAGAAACAGGCTCCAGGCCGAAACAGCATATCTCCGTCAGCAGGAGTATGGAAACGCGCTGGCCATACGGTACAGCGCAGAGGAAATCGATGCATTCGAACGCGAAATATCGCTCGATACGGCGAAAGATACGGTCACCGTACATCATGGTATCGCTGTCCGCACCGCACGGCTCAGGAATATACCCTCTTTTTTCCCCCAGCAGACCGGTCTGACGCAATCGAGGAAAGAACGCTGGGACCTCTGGAATATCGGAGTAATCAAAATAGGCATGCCGGTGCAGATACTCCATGTATCGAAATCGGGCGAGTATCTGTTCGTGCTGTGCGAGGCGGGATATGGCTGGACGAGGAGCGATGATATCGCATTCTGCACCGTGAAAGAGATCGATGAATTTGTCAATGCCCCTGATTTTATTGTGGCAACAAACGACCGTGTGCAGTTTTATACCGATGAGAGCTGTACTTATGCTTCAGGGTGGTTCGGCCTTGGAACACGGCTCCCCCTTGTTTCCGGAGCAAATCCCCGTCTAGTGAAGGTTCCTGTCCGTAAAATGAACGGGAAGTTCGCCACCGAGACGGCGTGGATTGCCGATACGGGTGATGTCCATGTCGGCCTTGTTCCCTATACGCGGCGCAACATTGTCACGATAGCATTCAGGCTCCTCGGCACTCCCTATGACTGGAGCGGCGCCTGGTTCGGCCGTCAGCACGAGACAATCTACCGCGATATTTTTGCCTGTTTCGGATTCGTTCTGCCCTGTCACAACGCCCTGTTCACCTTTTATAACAACAACAATGCCACGGTTCTTCTCCCCGACATGGGCGCGGAGAAATATTATGAAAAGATGAATGAAAACGAGCCATTTGTCACCCTCCAGAGCTGCGGCGACCACTGCCAGCTCTATCTTGGAGAATACAGGGGAAAACCAATTGTTTTCGACCAGCATGGCTACGGTTATCCCGACGAAAAGGGTGTATGGTGGGAAGTCAGACGGTGTACTGTCGGGGATATGCGCCTGCCGCGGAATTTTCTCAGGGAGAAAGTGACATTTCTGGAGCTCATGTGA
- a CDS encoding carboxypeptidase-like regulatory domain-containing protein codes for MKKILALLLIVSMVFAVGCLTSDSSKNDDEVDNGGGTGGSLKAENYIPLVKNATWKWQSTDESGYSYTYTDVLTGTTTRDGKTYWVMNEDSSDNLFRLSNNIMYSYAEGEYLEKAHAQQFNLGSTEIPLYNFNKSVGQTWTIFSDTMSEEGYSATINWTGKYIGLKDVTVPSGTFKNCAVFESTMKTEYTSEWGKGSYDEISTTYFAQGIGPVKTIDKYTDYEDGKLSYDYTSTDEVIYYNIPGGPSGGDNTGGGGSGTYNVSGYITDSTGKPLQNVLVSITVSGEKLETYTDSDGEYLIIEVPNGTYTLTPSKSGYTFTPAYITVTVNGDDFSATTAIVGKTESGGGGGTTGGTYFPTTKDATWNWKSVIKNADGDLLYDDTYHVTMSISSPFDGKDFVLMDISNDWNDPFVRYETSENVVYFHYDDDSYIWFKAAANAADEGGTFPFYKFGVSAQASWDVFSYQYDENTLITCKGTYLGKEAVTVAAGTFSDCAKILLTFTKTEKHYSLITNSYITETTVLASQRWFAAGVGMIKKESTRTIDMVVSDITVDEVTGYTIP; via the coding sequence GTGAAAAAGATCCTTGCACTGCTCTTGATCGTTTCCATGGTCTTTGCCGTCGGGTGTCTGACCAGTGACAGCAGCAAAAACGATGACGAGGTCGATAACGGCGGCGGAACAGGTGGGTCGCTCAAAGCGGAAAACTACATTCCGCTGGTGAAAAACGCCACATGGAAATGGCAAAGCACCGATGAATCAGGTTATTCCTACACCTATACCGATGTATTGACCGGCACAACGACACGGGACGGGAAAACATACTGGGTCATGAATGAAGATAGTTCAGACAATCTGTTCCGCCTGTCAAATAACATCATGTATTCATACGCGGAGGGTGAATACCTCGAAAAAGCTCATGCCCAACAGTTCAATCTCGGGAGTACCGAAATCCCGTTATATAATTTCAACAAATCTGTCGGCCAGACATGGACAATTTTTTCCGATACCATGTCCGAAGAGGGATATTCTGCAACCATAAACTGGACCGGAAAGTATATCGGCCTCAAAGACGTAACCGTTCCTTCCGGAACGTTTAAGAACTGCGCTGTATTCGAAAGTACCATGAAGACAGAATACACATCAGAGTGGGGAAAAGGGAGCTATGACGAGATCAGCACCACCTATTTCGCTCAGGGCATAGGTCCCGTCAAAACCATTGATAAATACACGGATTATGAAGACGGCAAACTTTCCTATGATTATACCTCTACCGACGAGGTGATTTATTACAATATTCCCGGCGGTCCGAGCGGAGGCGACAATACCGGCGGCGGCGGAAGCGGAACATACAATGTCTCGGGATATATCACGGATTCCACCGGCAAACCGCTCCAGAACGTCCTGGTAAGCATTACCGTTTCCGGCGAGAAGCTCGAAACATATACCGATTCCGATGGCGAATATCTGATAATCGAAGTCCCCAACGGAACCTATACCCTCACTCCTTCAAAATCGGGTTATACGTTCACACCCGCATATATAACCGTTACAGTCAATGGAGATGATTTCTCAGCGACAACGGCAATAGTCGGAAAAACCGAAAGCGGTGGTGGCGGCGGAACTACCGGCGGTACCTATTTCCCGACTACAAAGGACGCTACATGGAACTGGAAGTCTGTCATCAAGAATGCCGACGGCGACCTCTTATACGATGATACGTACCATGTGACGATGTCGATCTCGAGCCCCTTTGACGGTAAAGATTTCGTCCTCATGGACATTTCAAACGACTGGAACGATCCGTTCGTCAGGTATGAAACTTCCGAAAATGTTGTCTATTTCCATTACGATGACGATTCATATATCTGGTTTAAAGCAGCTGCAAACGCCGCGGACGAAGGAGGTACTTTCCCCTTCTATAAATTCGGCGTTTCGGCGCAGGCATCCTGGGATGTGTTTTCATACCAGTATGACGAGAACACGCTTATCACCTGTAAGGGAACATACCTCGGAAAAGAAGCGGTGACGGTCGCGGCGGGAACATTCTCCGATTGCGCTAAAATCCTGCTGACATTCACGAAAACCGAAAAGCACTACTCGCTCATCACCAACAGCTACATAACCGAAACGACGGTGCTTGCTTCCCAGCGATGGTTCGCTGCCGGTGTAGGAATGATCAAGAAAGAATCGACCCGGACAATCGATATGGTGGTCTCCGATATTACTGTTGACGAGGTAACGGGCTATACAATTCCTTAA
- a CDS encoding heparinase II/III-family protein encodes MVRWSMFFMLLMVALCPGCSKKTGTGPFTLYKEQDVARARENVKRYPWAQEIVEGWKRNVDYAMKQEPEFFEHMISELTMWPTYGQNCPACVGRLSSMGETGLYRWSVEDPDKLTCKYCGTVYPNPEYPETGSMTAPKTGQTFTFFLTDEERAHPGDTSGKYAFRWASWPVHTSFSGVIRYCKASWCIGRVLTLARLYAVTGDVKYAERAALIMDIMARRYPNWLYHSYNGTYADCPPAEAAKSLGEYPRGGRFPIETIITAFPGLHTQGDHAVLNNGFWGAGRFGCSGTDGDFILDMTVAYDLIRNARTADGKPVISVEMKKHIVNDLIIAGCVDSENWDEINNKCGPSRALSAAVGILFNRPESARRALEGLEALMEHSFHFDGFCRESPSYSAMHLGLMRDIPEILAGYSDPSGYVPEKGEPLRDFNPFTSLDRYRLAQESMVRMLDPNRRYPVVGDTHYGEGINPMYAELLADRYDPSYAGLLEEAQGAPLAKKGSEYALWHRDPDLKVTGSGGFPLYTEWFPGWHVAVLRGGSAKKHTALYLNGYEHGGHRHYDTLGLIYIAHGKEVATDRGYIWDDPRNAWTKSTLSHNIVTVDGMSQDGEGCHSVLELFGAAPGVEVVQASANAYKQCDRYRRTTALVQIPGGQTYAVDFFRVRGGTRHQYCFNCNGNLVAVTGGKPQPCRDKIEWLGNLRAMQPKGPFTATWEQDGVRMDMTMLTGVDRLIIADAPGWRSYHGDELNAPPIQQILAERTARKDAESAYAVVLAPYTGGVSPVRSAHLVAEDPVSGAMAVAVELEGRTDYIISSPDDEQRSYGPVTMAGRFGFVSLDSGGTMMQGYLLDGTGLRCGETAITIPEARTTLRVSAAGGRNFTCADPVSAGNDLKGSYVLAGETGFEIESVAGNTITVRDYPVQACDTVTVLRSRWYEKN; translated from the coding sequence ATGGTAAGATGGTCGATGTTTTTTATGCTTTTGATGGTTGCGCTGTGTCCGGGGTGCTCGAAAAAGACCGGTACCGGGCCATTCACACTGTATAAGGAGCAGGATGTCGCTCGTGCCCGCGAGAATGTAAAGCGCTACCCCTGGGCGCAGGAAATCGTGGAAGGCTGGAAGCGCAATGTCGATTATGCCATGAAGCAGGAACCTGAGTTCTTCGAACACATGATCTCCGAGCTGACCATGTGGCCCACCTACGGCCAGAACTGTCCCGCCTGCGTGGGCAGGCTTTCCTCGATGGGCGAGACGGGCCTCTACCGGTGGAGTGTCGAAGACCCCGACAAGCTGACCTGCAAGTACTGTGGCACGGTGTATCCCAATCCCGAATACCCGGAAACGGGCAGCATGACAGCTCCGAAAACAGGGCAGACGTTCACTTTCTTCCTGACCGATGAAGAGCGGGCGCACCCCGGTGATACATCGGGGAAATACGCGTTCAGATGGGCTTCATGGCCGGTGCATACGAGTTTCAGCGGCGTCATCCGCTACTGCAAGGCGAGCTGGTGCATCGGCAGGGTACTTACACTTGCCAGACTCTATGCGGTCACCGGCGATGTGAAATATGCCGAGCGCGCCGCCCTGATCATGGATATTATGGCACGGCGGTATCCGAACTGGCTGTATCATTCCTACAACGGAACCTATGCGGACTGCCCGCCCGCCGAAGCAGCGAAATCGCTCGGCGAATATCCCCGCGGCGGCAGATTTCCCATCGAAACCATCATAACCGCTTTCCCGGGCCTCCACACCCAGGGCGATCATGCAGTGCTGAACAACGGATTCTGGGGAGCCGGGCGATTCGGCTGCAGCGGAACCGACGGCGATTTTATCCTCGATATGACGGTCGCTTATGATCTCATACGAAATGCACGAACAGCCGATGGGAAACCGGTCATCAGCGTTGAGATGAAAAAACACATCGTAAACGACCTCATCATTGCGGGCTGCGTCGATTCGGAGAACTGGGATGAGATCAACAACAAATGCGGACCCTCCCGTGCGTTGAGCGCCGCAGTGGGCATCCTGTTCAACCGTCCCGAAAGCGCCCGCCGTGCCCTCGAGGGTCTTGAAGCGCTCATGGAGCACAGCTTCCATTTCGATGGCTTCTGCAGGGAATCGCCTTCCTATTCGGCAATGCATCTCGGTCTCATGCGCGATATTCCCGAAATTCTCGCGGGTTACTCCGACCCCTCCGGATATGTCCCGGAAAAGGGCGAACCGCTCCGCGATTTCAACCCGTTCACAAGCCTCGACCGCTACCGTCTCGCACAGGAGAGCATGGTGCGCATGCTCGATCCCAATCGCCGGTATCCGGTTGTCGGCGACACTCATTACGGAGAGGGGATCAATCCAATGTACGCCGAGCTTCTTGCCGACCGTTACGATCCCTCGTACGCCGGTCTGCTCGAAGAGGCCCAGGGCGCCCCGCTGGCTAAAAAGGGCAGCGAATATGCCCTCTGGCACCGTGACCCCGACCTGAAAGTAACCGGAAGCGGAGGTTTTCCTCTGTATACCGAATGGTTCCCCGGATGGCATGTGGCTGTCTTGCGCGGCGGTTCCGCAAAGAAGCATACCGCACTCTATCTGAACGGCTACGAGCATGGCGGACACCGTCACTACGACACTCTCGGCCTCATCTATATCGCCCACGGCAAGGAAGTTGCCACCGACCGCGGATATATCTGGGACGACCCGCGGAACGCCTGGACGAAGAGCACCCTGTCGCACAACATCGTGACCGTGGACGGCATGTCGCAGGACGGCGAAGGATGCCATTCTGTGCTTGAGCTGTTCGGCGCCGCTCCCGGAGTGGAAGTCGTTCAGGCTTCGGCCAATGCCTACAAACAGTGCGACCGTTACCGCCGCACGACGGCGCTCGTGCAGATACCCGGCGGGCAGACGTATGCGGTCGATTTTTTCCGCGTCCGCGGCGGTACCCGTCACCAGTATTGTTTCAACTGCAACGGGAACCTGGTCGCTGTAACCGGCGGCAAACCCCAGCCGTGCAGGGATAAGATCGAATGGCTCGGCAATCTCCGCGCCATGCAGCCGAAAGGACCGTTCACCGCGACATGGGAACAGGACGGCGTCCGTATGGACATGACCATGCTCACCGGAGTCGACCGTCTCATCATCGCCGATGCGCCGGGCTGGCGGAGCTACCACGGCGATGAACTCAATGCCCCGCCCATTCAGCAGATACTGGCCGAGCGGACCGCCCGGAAAGATGCGGAAAGCGCATATGCGGTCGTTCTCGCGCCTTACACCGGCGGAGTATCTCCGGTCAGGTCGGCACATCTTGTGGCCGAGGATCCCGTGAGCGGCGCTATGGCGGTTGCTGTTGAGCTCGAGGGAAGAACCGATTACATTATATCATCACCCGACGATGAGCAGCGTTCGTACGGGCCTGTCACGATGGCGGGACGGTTCGGATTCGTATCGCTCGATTCCGGCGGAACGATGATGCAGGGATACCTGCTCGACGGCACCGGGCTGCGCTGCGGAGAGACTGCCATTACAATCCCCGAAGCCCGCACGACTCTCAGGGTTTCGGCTGCCGGGGGAAGGAACTTCACCTGTGCCGATCCCGTTTCGGCGGGCAATGATCTCAAAGGCAGTTATGTTCTTGCGGGCGAGACGGGCTTCGAAATCGAATCCGTGGCGGGGAACACCATAACCGTACGGGATTATCCCGTTCAGGCTTGCGATACGGTGACTGTCCTCCGTTCGCGGTGGTATGAAAAAAACTGA